One Gossypium raimondii isolate GPD5lz chromosome 3, ASM2569854v1, whole genome shotgun sequence genomic window carries:
- the LOC105794941 gene encoding BTB/POZ domain-containing protein At3g22104 isoform X1, whose protein sequence is MAVCCDLEADINGEETFLLDKKIICSFSGRLSKLFGKSTGANRNKVIFNDFPGGAENFELISRFCYNKGEIDINPSNISLLYSAAEFMEMSKSVSGNCNLLEKTKKCIEELGYWTWPDLLVALKHCQEMQQVATSSGILEKCLDSIVGRLAITGEVSPCASTSSPDSSGLRLSCDTRSTESLKNSFSRANWWFEDLSVLSPNLVEMLVKSMVSRKYNQVIISRFLLYYQKSKFFTASSDEKRQVLEIVIDGLYTLDPSCISCKSLFGVLRVVLNLNISKSSRNKLECMIGSQMDQATLDNLLIPSPYGTSCLYDVNLVLRFLKAFLREGGWRLSPTRMKKVASLMDLYIAEVAPDPFLRFSKFLALVVALPDSARDCWDELYHAIHVYLEVHAGLSEEEKLKICCALNYEKLSSDACVHLSQNAKFPSKSSVEALFSQQLKLKNLLQGTKNSKSDMDSPCKLNEARAKAKKGEGSEQIVLYSGRLDISGDNENLRAHLQGMQWRVIELEKLCKKMQAQMAKLMKSKTPTTHSTARSLPRLCS, encoded by the exons AAAATTATATGTTCATTCTCAGGCAGGTTAAGCAAATTGTTTGGTAAATCCACAGGTGCCAACAGAAATAAAGTGATATTTAATGACTTTCCTGGAGGAGCTGAGAATTTTGAGCTTATATCAAGGTTTTGTTATAACAAAGGAGAAATTGATATAAATCCTTCAAACATTTCCTTGTTATATTCTGCTGCTGAATTCATGGAGATGAGCAAATCTGTGTCAGGAAACTGTAATCTGTTAGAAAAAACCAAGAAATGCATTGAAGAACTCGGGTACTGGACTTGGCCTGATCTTTTGGTTGCTTTGAAGCATTGCCAGGAAATGCAGCAGGTTGCAACTTCTTCAGGTATTCTTGAAAAATGCTTGGATTCAATTGTTGGGAGGTTGGCTATCACTGGTGAAGTGAGTCCTTGTGCGTCTACTTCGTCTCCGGATAGCTCGGGGTTACGGCTTTCCTGCGATACTAGAAGTACCGAGAGTTTGAAGAACAGCTTCTCTCGAGCAAATTGGTGGTTCGAAGACCTTTCTGTTCTGAGTCCCAATTTGGTTGAAATGCTGGTAAAATCTATGGTCTCTCGTAAGTACAATCAAGTGATCATCAGTCGGTTCCTCTTGTATTACCAGAAGTCAAAGTTCTTCACCGCTTCATCTGATGAGAAACGCCAAGTTCTAGAGATCGTGATCGATGGGCTTTACACTCTTGATCCGAGTTGCATTTCATGCAAGAGTTTGTTCGGGGTTCTTCGTGTGGTGCTGAATTTGAACATAAGCAAAAGTAGCAGGAACAAGTTGGAGTGTATGATAGGTTCTCAAATGGATCAAGCAACATTAGACAACCTGCTCATCCCATCTCCATATGGAACAAGTTGTTTATATGATGTGAACCTTGTTCTTAGATTTCTGAAAGCATTTCTACGTGAAGGAGGCTGGCGATTATCACCAACACGAATGAAGAAGGTTGCTAGCTTGATGGATCTGTATATTGCAGAAGTAGCTCCGGATCCTTTTTTAAGATTTTCGAAGTTTCTAGCATTGGTGGTGGCCTTGCCGGATTCTGCTAGGGACTGTTGGGATGAATTATACCACGCAATCCACGTTTATCTGGAG GTGCATGCAGGGTTGTCAGAAGAAGAAAAACTGAAGATCTGTTGCGCACTGAACTATGAGAAGCTCTCTTCGGATGCTTGCGTACACCTTTCCCAGAATGCGAAATTTCCTTCAAAAAGCTCGGTAGAAGCTCTTTTTTCCCAGCAATTGAAGCTTAAGAACTTATTGCAGGGCACTAAGAACAGTAAATCCGACATGGATTCCCCTTGTAAACTCAATGAAGCCCGAGCCAAGGCAAAGAAAGGTGAAGGCAGTGAACAAATTGTTCTTTATTCAGGGAGATTAGACATATCGGGCGACAACGAGAACCTCAGAGCTCATTTACAAGGGATGCAATGGAGGGTGATTGAACTGGAGAAACTCTGCAAGAAAATGCAGGCCCAGATGGCCAAACTCATGAAATCCAAAACACCAACAACTCATAGCACTGCAAGATCCTTGCCCAGGCTTTGTTCATGA
- the LOC105794941 gene encoding BTB/POZ domain-containing protein At3g22104 isoform X2 yields MEMSKSVSGNCNLLEKTKKCIEELGYWTWPDLLVALKHCQEMQQVATSSGILEKCLDSIVGRLAITGEVSPCASTSSPDSSGLRLSCDTRSTESLKNSFSRANWWFEDLSVLSPNLVEMLVKSMVSRKYNQVIISRFLLYYQKSKFFTASSDEKRQVLEIVIDGLYTLDPSCISCKSLFGVLRVVLNLNISKSSRNKLECMIGSQMDQATLDNLLIPSPYGTSCLYDVNLVLRFLKAFLREGGWRLSPTRMKKVASLMDLYIAEVAPDPFLRFSKFLALVVALPDSARDCWDELYHAIHVYLEVHAGLSEEEKLKICCALNYEKLSSDACVHLSQNAKFPSKSSVEALFSQQLKLKNLLQGTKNSKSDMDSPCKLNEARAKAKKGEGSEQIVLYSGRLDISGDNENLRAHLQGMQWRVIELEKLCKKMQAQMAKLMKSKTPTTHSTARSLPRLCS; encoded by the exons ATGGAGATGAGCAAATCTGTGTCAGGAAACTGTAATCTGTTAGAAAAAACCAAGAAATGCATTGAAGAACTCGGGTACTGGACTTGGCCTGATCTTTTGGTTGCTTTGAAGCATTGCCAGGAAATGCAGCAGGTTGCAACTTCTTCAGGTATTCTTGAAAAATGCTTGGATTCAATTGTTGGGAGGTTGGCTATCACTGGTGAAGTGAGTCCTTGTGCGTCTACTTCGTCTCCGGATAGCTCGGGGTTACGGCTTTCCTGCGATACTAGAAGTACCGAGAGTTTGAAGAACAGCTTCTCTCGAGCAAATTGGTGGTTCGAAGACCTTTCTGTTCTGAGTCCCAATTTGGTTGAAATGCTGGTAAAATCTATGGTCTCTCGTAAGTACAATCAAGTGATCATCAGTCGGTTCCTCTTGTATTACCAGAAGTCAAAGTTCTTCACCGCTTCATCTGATGAGAAACGCCAAGTTCTAGAGATCGTGATCGATGGGCTTTACACTCTTGATCCGAGTTGCATTTCATGCAAGAGTTTGTTCGGGGTTCTTCGTGTGGTGCTGAATTTGAACATAAGCAAAAGTAGCAGGAACAAGTTGGAGTGTATGATAGGTTCTCAAATGGATCAAGCAACATTAGACAACCTGCTCATCCCATCTCCATATGGAACAAGTTGTTTATATGATGTGAACCTTGTTCTTAGATTTCTGAAAGCATTTCTACGTGAAGGAGGCTGGCGATTATCACCAACACGAATGAAGAAGGTTGCTAGCTTGATGGATCTGTATATTGCAGAAGTAGCTCCGGATCCTTTTTTAAGATTTTCGAAGTTTCTAGCATTGGTGGTGGCCTTGCCGGATTCTGCTAGGGACTGTTGGGATGAATTATACCACGCAATCCACGTTTATCTGGAG GTGCATGCAGGGTTGTCAGAAGAAGAAAAACTGAAGATCTGTTGCGCACTGAACTATGAGAAGCTCTCTTCGGATGCTTGCGTACACCTTTCCCAGAATGCGAAATTTCCTTCAAAAAGCTCGGTAGAAGCTCTTTTTTCCCAGCAATTGAAGCTTAAGAACTTATTGCAGGGCACTAAGAACAGTAAATCCGACATGGATTCCCCTTGTAAACTCAATGAAGCCCGAGCCAAGGCAAAGAAAGGTGAAGGCAGTGAACAAATTGTTCTTTATTCAGGGAGATTAGACATATCGGGCGACAACGAGAACCTCAGAGCTCATTTACAAGGGATGCAATGGAGGGTGATTGAACTGGAGAAACTCTGCAAGAAAATGCAGGCCCAGATGGCCAAACTCATGAAATCCAAAACACCAACAACTCATAGCACTGCAAGATCCTTGCCCAGGCTTTGTTCATGA